One stretch of Zingiber officinale cultivar Zhangliang chromosome 6B, Zo_v1.1, whole genome shotgun sequence DNA includes these proteins:
- the LOC121990942 gene encoding uncharacterized protein LOC121990942: MEESSRIHITMTAGEYELFKEAKRLAASEKQATVSRPRQAPAEASKEPLPVSDRGYKRKQLEVFPQIPYCEPGVGYYQPEPQGQSLKKEQPQASMAESFLSRDSKKGKVFVAPEVFPEDPDEKVPFSARILNERLPKGYRAPSIGEYDGSKDPEEHLRKLKNAALLHQYSDAVKCRVFLNTLVGSTLKWFDGLPQGSITCFLDFKTAFLRRFASSKKYQKTDHCLFALKQGPTEPLRSYINRFNQLLHTSKWKRHKQLGGRLKNHLPPPIGKKEGYLNHHLNLYREPGRPNLHFTPGRKSDPHLELPPCMFPDQGHGIIGTFARDSKRAAEMGLRPPELAPQLIKMMEEQRGVTGQAGHSRPDLAGPSTHQPGRGKEPEGSWEAENRGNAVVREIDMISRGPTDGDSGRARKSHVRRLEVHIVGCSQEQAADSVISFRPTDLEGLEFPHNDALIIKAIIANSRVARVFVDTGSSVNILFRTAFEEMQIDAAELQPVATSLYGFIGNEVKPMGQIKLVISLGTEPLVHTRRSTFIVVDSPSSYNVILGRPALHEFRAAVSTFH, translated from the exons atggaggagtCTAGCCGCATTCATATTACTATGACCGCTGGAGAgtatgagctcttcaaggaggccaaaagATTGGCAGCCTCTGAGAAGCAAGCAACTGTTTCACGACCACGACAAGCTCCTGCAGAAGCTTCCAAGGAGCCCCTCCCTGTTTCGGATCGGGGTTATAAAAGAAAGCAGCTGGAGGTATTTCCTCAAATTCCTTATTGTGAGCCTGGCGTGGGATATTATCAGCCAGAGCCTCAAGGGCAAAGCCTTAAGAAGGAGCAGCCTCAAGCCTCTATGGCTGAGAGTTTTTTGTCGCGAGATTCGAAGAAGGGGAAGGTCTTTGTCGCACCTGAGGTGTTCCCTGAAGATCCGGACGAGAAAGTACCTTTCTCGGCCAGGATTCTAAATGAGAGACTGCCTAAAGGATACAGAGCCCCGTCGATCGGAGAGTATGACGGGAGCAAAGACCCAGAAGAACACTTGCGAAAATTAAAAAATGCAGCCCTGCTGCACcaatacagcgatgctgtcaaatgcaGAGTCTTCTTGAATACTTTAGTTGGCTCGACCTTAAAGTGGTTCGATGGGCTACCTCAAGGGTCCATTACCTGTTTTCTAGACTTCAAAACGGCTTTTCTACGCCGATTTGCTAGCAGCAAGAAATATCAGAAGACGGATCATTGCCTCTTCGCTCTGAAGCAAGGGCCGACTGAGCCTTTAAGGAGTTATATCAaccgctttaatcaa ctgcTTCATACATCAAAGTGGAAGAGGCACAAGCAGCTCGGAGGAAGGCTGAAAAATCACCTCCCTCCGCCAATAGGCAAGAAAGAAGGGTACCTCAACCACCACCTCAACCTCTACCGCGAGCCCGGGAGGCCAAACTTGCATTTCACCCCGGGCCGGAAGTCAGACCCGCACCTCGAGTTGCCGCCGTGCATGTTCCCCGACCAGGGCCATGGAATAATCGGTACT TTCGCGCGAGACTCCAAGCGGGCTGCTGAGATGGGTTTACGTCCACCCGAGCTAGCTCCTCAATTGATCAAGATGATGGAAGAGCAAAGGGGGGTGACTGGACAGGCTGGGCATTCTCGCCCGGACCTCGCAGGACCCAGTACTCATCAGCCTGGCCGGGGAAAAGAGCCAGAAGGATCATGGGAGGCTGAGAATAGAGGTAATGCTGTTGTCAGAGAGATCGACATGATCTCTAGAGGGCCAACGGACGGAGATTCAGGGAGAGCACGCAAGTCTCATGTCCGTCGCTTGGAGGTTCACATCGTCGGATGCAGTCAAGAGCAAGCCGCCGACTCTGTTATTAGTTTCAGGCCAACAGACCTGGAGGGCCTGGAGTTTCCTCATAACGATGCACTCATCATCAAGGCCATCATTgccaatagccgagtggctcgggtgtTCGTTGATactgggagctcggtcaacattctatTCAGGACCGCATTCGAAGAAATGCAAATTGATGCTGCTGAACTCCAGCCGGTGGCCACATCTCTATACGGATTTATAGGCAACGAAGTAAAACctatgggtcagattaagctggtCATATCTTTAGGCACTGAGCCGTTAGTGCACACCAGGAGGAGCACTTTCATAGTCGTGGACTCCCCTTCTtcttacaatgtcattttgggaaggcctgccctgcatgaatttagggCTGCTGTCTCGACCTTCCattaa